One genomic segment of Nitrosopumilus sp. includes these proteins:
- a CDS encoding TFIIB-type zinc ribbon-containing protein, with protein MVKTGNPKDKCPRCGQGTLVTDANTGENFCGKCGFVITDKVEESGPEWRSFSNEGENKSRAGVPTSLAMHDMGLATVINPQNRDATGKPLTASMKSTIERLRTWDSRSQVHEPVDRNFRQAFSELDRLKDKLAVGDAVIEKAAYIYRKALEKGLVRGRSISALIASALYAACRDTETPRTLKDIGQASNIKRKDIARCYRLLLRELNLKMPVVDPIKCISRIASKAGLSEKTKRKASQILQTAEENKISAGKDPMGLAAAALYVACVTNGENKTQRDVAEAAGVTEVTIRNRYKGLKVALNL; from the coding sequence ATGGTTAAAACAGGAAATCCAAAGGACAAATGTCCAAGATGTGGACAAGGAACTTTAGTAACAGATGCCAATACAGGAGAGAATTTTTGTGGCAAATGTGGATTTGTCATTACAGATAAGGTAGAAGAGTCAGGTCCTGAATGGAGATCATTTTCAAATGAGGGAGAAAATAAAAGTAGAGCAGGAGTTCCAACATCCCTTGCAATGCATGATATGGGATTAGCAACTGTAATCAATCCTCAAAATAGAGATGCCACAGGAAAGCCATTAACTGCATCCATGAAAAGTACTATTGAGAGACTAAGAACTTGGGATAGTAGAAGCCAAGTTCATGAACCAGTAGATAGAAATTTCAGACAAGCATTCAGTGAGCTCGATAGATTAAAAGACAAACTTGCAGTAGGAGATGCAGTCATTGAAAAAGCAGCATACATTTACAGAAAAGCACTAGAGAAAGGACTAGTAAGAGGACGTTCCATTTCAGCATTAATTGCATCTGCACTTTATGCTGCATGCCGGGATACCGAAACACCAAGAACTCTAAAAGATATCGGACAAGCAAGTAATATCAAACGAAAAGACATTGCAAGGTGTTATAGATTGTTATTAAGAGAATTAAATTTGAAGATGCCAGTAGTTGACCCAATCAAGTGTATCTCAAGAATTGCAAGTAAAGCAGGCCTTTCAGAAAAAACTAAACGTAAAGCAAGTCAGATATTACAAACTGCTGAAGAAAATAAAATTTCGGCAGGAAAAGATCCAATGGGGTTAGCAGCTGCTGCACTTTATGTTGCATGTGTAACAAATGGAGAAAATAAAACACAAAGAGATGTAGCAGAAGCTGCAGGCGTAACTGAGGTAACAATAAGAAATAGATACAAAGGATTGAAGGTAGCCCTAAATCTTTAA
- the cofC gene encoding 2-phospho-L-lactate guanylyltransferase: MKIAVIIPVKTFSKAKTRLDLSPQKIEELCKVMLEEILHTVSISPQIDKIILVTKEEKVIQIAEKFKATVIIDENEESVNGAIALADKYLLKNGFDASIVFPQDIPYIKTQDIDFMLQYKTHPNFAIIVPSRRFDGTNALVRMPIDLMKTHYDEDSYKIHMNTAKEHTLNVAMVFVKRVMWDVDNVEDLKFLLEQNEKPHIAEKIKKILE, from the coding sequence TTGAAAATAGCAGTAATTATTCCTGTAAAGACTTTCTCTAAAGCAAAAACACGTTTAGATTTATCTCCACAAAAAATAGAAGAATTATGCAAAGTAATGTTAGAAGAGATTTTACATACAGTGTCAATATCACCACAAATAGATAAAATCATTCTAGTGACAAAAGAAGAGAAGGTAATTCAAATTGCAGAGAAATTCAAAGCTACAGTGATAATTGATGAAAATGAAGAGAGTGTAAATGGTGCTATTGCATTAGCAGACAAATACCTTTTAAAAAATGGATTTGATGCATCAATTGTGTTTCCTCAAGACATCCCATATATCAAAACACAAGACATTGATTTTATGCTTCAATACAAAACACATCCAAATTTTGCAATTATTGTGCCATCAAGAAGATTTGATGGAACTAATGCATTAGTAAGAATGCCAATAGATTTGATGAAAACACATTATGATGAAGATAGTTACAAAATTCATATGAATACAGCAAAAGAGCACACACTAAATGTTGCAATGGTTTTTGTCAAGAGAGTTATGTGGGATGTAGATAATGTGGAAGATTTGAAATTTCTTTTAGAACAAAATGAAAAACCACACATTGCTGAGAAAATCAAGAAAATTTTAGAGTAA
- the cofD gene encoding 2-phospho-L-lactate transferase — translation MITVLAGGTGSVKLVRGFVSQESKVNVISNVGDNYWLYGLYVCPDIDTIVYGLADLLDQERGWGIKKDTFNFLRQMEVFGEETWFRVGDRDAATHLIRTNMLKNGKNLSDITKWMCEKFAVRANVIPVTDNSIETRIITDKGELHLQEYWVKHRGKDPVEGIQYIGADKARPNPEAVNAIHDADMIILAPGNPLTSIGPMLQIKGIRKELSKIKKKVVAVSPLIGDNAISGPAAKYMQAAGIESNAYGLAKMYSDVCSNIIVDTKDRLLIKKIQSLDMKVFETKITMKNKIAEDALANFILKQVHV, via the coding sequence ATGATAACAGTCTTAGCAGGTGGAACAGGATCAGTCAAGCTGGTTCGAGGTTTTGTTTCTCAAGAATCCAAAGTCAATGTCATTAGCAATGTAGGGGATAATTATTGGCTATACGGACTCTATGTATGTCCTGATATTGATACCATAGTTTATGGACTAGCAGATTTGCTTGATCAAGAAAGAGGATGGGGAATTAAAAAAGACACATTCAATTTTTTGCGCCAAATGGAAGTATTTGGAGAAGAAACATGGTTTAGAGTAGGAGATAGAGATGCAGCAACTCATTTAATCAGAACCAACATGCTAAAGAATGGAAAAAATCTAAGTGACATTACAAAATGGATGTGTGAGAAATTTGCTGTAAGGGCAAATGTTATTCCAGTTACAGACAACAGCATTGAAACAAGAATCATCACTGACAAAGGAGAACTACATTTACAAGAATACTGGGTAAAACACAGAGGAAAAGATCCTGTGGAAGGAATTCAGTATATTGGTGCAGATAAAGCTCGTCCAAATCCAGAAGCAGTTAATGCAATACATGATGCAGATATGATAATTTTAGCTCCTGGGAATCCATTAACATCAATTGGTCCCATGTTACAAATAAAAGGAATAAGAAAGGAATTATCTAAAATAAAGAAAAAAGTTGTAGCAGTCAGTCCATTAATTGGAGACAATGCAATTAGCGGTCCTGCTGCAAAATACATGCAAGCTGCAGGAATAGAATCAAATGCATATGGCTTGGCAAAGATGTATTCAGATGTATGCTCCAATATCATCGTAGATACAAAAGATAGATTGTTGATTAAAAAAATTCAGAGTTTAGATATGAAAGTATTTGAGACAAAGATTACCATGAAAAATAAAATTGCTGAAGATGCATTAGCCAATTTTATACTAAAACAAGTTCACGTATAA
- a CDS encoding bifunctional 2-polyprenyl-6-hydroxyphenol methylase/3-demethylubiquinol 3-O-methyltransferase UbiG, whose product MDGVRKTFDKWAQNGRAEIMEIEHGKNVSRFLDKISFDKPFTFLDFGCGNGWVVRKISEKTNCKKAIGIDKSKKMIIQAKKKITSNKERYIHTDIDSWKYSGKFDYIFSMESLYYVDSIEKSLQKIHKLLSPGGIFYCGTDFYSDNKATARWKGIMKIQMHLHSEKEWKEFFRKAGFNVKTKHIKDTTSKKKWKREFGTLFIIGTKPK is encoded by the coding sequence ATTGACGGGGTTAGAAAAACTTTTGATAAATGGGCCCAAAATGGCAGAGCAGAAATAATGGAGATTGAACATGGAAAAAACGTCTCCAGATTTTTAGATAAAATTTCATTTGATAAACCATTTACATTCTTAGATTTTGGTTGTGGTAATGGCTGGGTAGTAAGAAAGATTTCAGAAAAGACAAATTGTAAAAAAGCAATTGGAATTGATAAAAGTAAAAAGATGATCATTCAAGCAAAAAAGAAAATCACAAGTAACAAGGAGAGATATATTCATACAGACATCGATTCATGGAAGTATTCAGGTAAATTTGATTATATCTTCTCAATGGAGTCATTATACTATGTTGATTCTATAGAAAAGTCATTGCAGAAAATCCACAAACTGTTATCACCGGGAGGAATATTTTATTGTGGTACTGATTTTTATTCAGACAACAAAGCAACTGCAAGATGGAAGGGCATAATGAAGATTCAAATGCATTTGCATTCAGAAAAAGAATGGAAGGAATTTTTTAGAAAGGCAGGTTTTAATGTTAAAACAAAGCATATCAAAGATACAACAAGTAAAAAGAAGTGGAAGCGAGAGTTTGGAACACTGTTTATCATAGGCACAAAGCCAAAGTAA
- a CDS encoding NAD(P)/FAD-dependent oxidoreductase gives MNAKYNYDLVIVGGGPAGSSAAYAAAKSGIKVALLEKENSIAETVRTSGVTWIQSIKEFGIPDDCYNPIRNFSFCSPNNEVTINDSIARAAVLDVRKTYRWLAEQAKKEGTEIFLKVNINDVIKNDQGDIVGVSGTSPEGKVDFYSKVVIDASGFPSIVCKSMGFATQWERFGAGAEYEAKVENVDSDTWWLMVGQEYSPAGYAWIFPLGNNVVRVGVGVGKPESNVDPTQRLKEIIEKKLGPIKKLGDITPIEFHYGLIPNDGLSRKTVFNNLMLVGDSAGQANPLVLEGIRYAIRFGRIAGKVASKAIKNNNTDEKSLYPYEDYWRKEIESKINSAGKVQNRWIGLSDKEWDKELDIIKELKPEEFLDFIKADFGLSNMLKLATHHPKLAVRQLFNLVKGK, from the coding sequence ATGAATGCTAAATACAATTATGATTTAGTAATAGTAGGCGGAGGGCCTGCAGGTTCATCAGCAGCATATGCTGCAGCCAAAAGTGGAATCAAAGTGGCATTATTAGAAAAAGAAAACTCAATTGCTGAAACTGTAAGAACCAGTGGCGTTACATGGATTCAGAGTATCAAGGAGTTTGGCATTCCAGATGATTGTTATAATCCAATTAGGAATTTTTCCTTTTGTTCACCGAATAATGAAGTCACAATAAATGATTCAATTGCAAGAGCTGCAGTTTTAGATGTTAGAAAAACTTACAGATGGTTAGCAGAACAGGCTAAAAAAGAAGGAACTGAAATTTTTCTCAAGGTAAATATCAATGATGTAATAAAAAATGATCAAGGAGATATTGTAGGAGTTAGTGGAACATCACCTGAAGGAAAAGTAGATTTTTACTCCAAAGTAGTAATCGATGCAAGTGGATTCCCATCCATTGTTTGTAAATCTATGGGATTTGCAACTCAATGGGAAAGATTTGGTGCAGGTGCGGAATACGAAGCCAAGGTGGAAAATGTAGATTCTGATACTTGGTGGTTAATGGTGGGACAAGAATATTCTCCTGCAGGATATGCATGGATATTTCCACTAGGCAATAACGTTGTAAGAGTTGGGGTTGGTGTTGGAAAACCAGAATCAAATGTAGATCCTACACAGAGACTAAAAGAAATTATTGAGAAAAAATTAGGCCCAATAAAAAAACTGGGAGATATCACGCCAATAGAATTTCATTATGGATTAATACCAAATGACGGACTATCAAGAAAAACAGTTTTTAACAATTTGATGTTGGTTGGAGATTCTGCAGGACAAGCAAATCCATTAGTTTTAGAAGGAATTAGATATGCAATTAGATTTGGAAGAATCGCAGGTAAAGTTGCATCAAAAGCAATAAAAAATAACAACACAGATGAAAAATCTCTTTATCCATACGAAGATTATTGGAGAAAAGAGATAGAATCCAAAATAAATTCGGCAGGCAAAGTTCAAAACAGATGGATTGGGTTATCAGATAAAGAGTGGGATAAGGAATTAGACATAATCAAAGAACTAAAGCCAGAAGAATTTCTTGATTTTATAAAAGCAGATTTTGGATTATCAAACATGTTAAAACTTGCAACACATCATCCCAAGCTTGCAGTTAGACAGTTGTTTAATCTAGTGAAAGGAAAGTAG
- a CDS encoding DUF99 family protein — translation MRSLHLEKKGLRGLVIAESFKENSKKSIFSGVVMRRDFLIDGFVFGSSTLEGDDATDVILKMFYDLKRSDISYVLISGLIVSMYNVINIKKLADTLQLPIIGISFNDSHGLEDAIKHHFPNSYESKIIAYRNLGKREKILLDNSHLLYVRKEGCTLNEVKHLLNNLTLYGSIPEPIRVSKLLAKTLLQKGLSF, via the coding sequence ATGAGATCTCTTCATCTTGAAAAAAAAGGATTGCGCGGTTTAGTCATTGCTGAAAGTTTTAAAGAAAATTCAAAAAAATCAATTTTTTCAGGAGTTGTAATGAGAAGGGATTTTTTAATCGATGGATTTGTTTTTGGAAGTTCTACATTAGAAGGTGATGATGCAACGGATGTAATTTTGAAAATGTTCTATGATCTCAAAAGATCTGACATTAGCTATGTTTTGATATCTGGATTGATAGTTTCAATGTATAATGTCATTAACATAAAAAAATTAGCAGACACTCTACAACTTCCTATTATTGGAATATCTTTTAATGACTCACATGGATTAGAAGATGCAATAAAACACCACTTTCCAAATTCTTATGAATCAAAAATAATTGCTTATAGAAACCTTGGAAAACGTGAAAAAATTCTTTTAGATAATTCTCATCTGTTGTATGTTAGGAAAGAAGGTTGTACTTTAAATGAAGTTAAACATCTTTTAAACAATTTGACATTGTATGGTTCTATACCTGAACCAATTCGTGTATCAAAATTACTTGCAAAAACTTTACTTCAGAAAGGATTATCCTTCTGA
- a CDS encoding SDR family NAD(P)-dependent oxidoreductase produces MRLNDKVAIVTGASSDIGKGIAKRFVEEGAKVVLIARNLEVLEKTRKEIGNEESTVSISCDLTNESQVSQTVNQIMDTYGKIDILVNNAGAINDPVHFHNMQDSEIKKLIDINLFGVFHMTKAVLTKMSDVKNGAIVNIGSISSERAIPRVHLAVYSATKAAISMFTKSIAVEYARKNIRCNCVNPGIINSGMIKPYLDDPQARKVLEERLPLARIGEPVDVANAALYLASDEANWVTGTILNVDGGKTASEG; encoded by the coding sequence ATGCGATTAAATGATAAAGTAGCTATTGTTACTGGCGCATCAAGTGACATTGGAAAAGGAATTGCTAAAAGATTTGTTGAAGAAGGTGCAAAGGTGGTTCTCATTGCAAGAAATTTGGAAGTTTTAGAGAAAACCAGAAAAGAGATAGGAAATGAGGAGTCTACAGTTTCAATATCATGTGATCTTACAAATGAATCACAAGTATCACAAACAGTAAACCAAATCATGGACACATATGGAAAAATCGATATTCTAGTAAATAATGCAGGTGCAATTAATGATCCTGTCCATTTTCATAATATGCAAGATTCAGAGATAAAGAAATTAATCGATATTAACCTATTCGGAGTTTTTCACATGACAAAAGCAGTACTTACAAAAATGTCTGATGTAAAAAATGGTGCGATTGTAAATATAGGTTCAATATCAAGCGAAAGAGCAATTCCAAGAGTTCACTTGGCAGTATATTCAGCAACCAAAGCTGCAATCTCAATGTTTACAAAATCAATTGCAGTTGAATATGCAAGAAAAAATATCAGATGCAATTGTGTTAATCCAGGAATTATTAATTCAGGAATGATCAAACCATATCTAGATGATCCTCAAGCAAGAAAAGTGCTAGAAGAAAGATTACCTCTTGCAAGAATAGGAGAGCCTGTTGATGTAGCAAATGCGGCACTTTACTTAGCTTCTGATGAAGCTAATTGGGTAACGGGAACCATACTAAATGTAGACGGCGGTAAAACAGCTTCAGAAGGATAA
- a CDS encoding C2H2-type zinc finger protein: MLTIDCKDVTSIQNELLVYVADQVAAIPTLKHHQFTLSAFEDDQKVDNTTVISAIKEFLDSIGEIHNFAVISNNDMITIKSISGKIIERESTPQDEMFSCTHCGFVTRYQVELNTHMRIHYL, translated from the coding sequence ATGCTCACCATAGATTGCAAAGATGTAACATCAATTCAAAATGAATTACTAGTTTATGTCGCTGATCAAGTTGCAGCAATTCCTACGCTGAAACATCATCAATTTACTTTATCTGCATTTGAGGATGATCAAAAAGTTGATAATACAACAGTGATTTCTGCGATCAAAGAATTTCTTGATTCCATTGGAGAGATTCATAATTTTGCCGTAATTTCAAACAATGATATGATCACTATCAAATCTATTTCTGGTAAAATAATTGAAAGAGAATCCACTCCTCAAGATGAGATGTTTTCATGTACTCATTGTGGATTTGTTACAAGATACCAAGTGGAACTTAATACTCATATGAGAATTCATTATCTTTGA
- a CDS encoding DsbA family protein yields the protein MKKLPLTIGVVVIAIIIGVVASLSASTETVNLDMGRSHGTISTAMGSPILGDPSAPITIVEFGDYQCHQCYNWYHNTKPSITRDYIETGKANLVFVDLAFLGRDSPIAAQASYCAEDQGMYWDYHDMLYNSQESKIDNGWANSERLKAFAFSLGLNMDLFESCLDSGKYTKRVQYNIQQAREHGVQGTPGFFIVGPNGQQQIGGAQPFSVFKQILDQMI from the coding sequence TTGAAAAAATTACCTCTAACTATTGGCGTCGTTGTAATTGCAATTATTATTGGTGTGGTTGCCTCATTGTCAGCCTCTACTGAAACTGTTAATTTGGATATGGGTAGGAGCCATGGAACAATTTCTACTGCAATGGGTTCTCCGATTCTAGGCGATCCTTCAGCTCCTATTACTATTGTTGAATTTGGAGATTATCAATGCCATCAATGCTATAATTGGTATCATAATACAAAACCTTCAATAACTCGTGATTATATTGAAACTGGAAAAGCCAATCTTGTTTTCGTAGATCTTGCATTTTTGGGAAGAGATTCTCCAATTGCAGCTCAAGCTTCTTACTGTGCTGAAGATCAGGGCATGTATTGGGATTATCATGATATGTTATACAATTCTCAAGAATCAAAAATTGATAATGGTTGGGCAAACTCTGAACGACTAAAGGCATTTGCATTTAGTCTAGGTCTTAATATGGATCTGTTTGAGAGTTGTCTGGATTCTGGAAAATATACAAAAAGAGTTCAATATAATATTCAACAAGCAAGGGAACATGGTGTCCAAGGAACCCCTGGCTTCTTTATTGTTGGTCCAAATGGACAACAACAGATTGGTGGTGCACAACCATTCTCTGTGTTTAAGCAAATATTGGATCAAATGATCTAA